In Streptomyces dangxiongensis, one DNA window encodes the following:
- a CDS encoding Stp1/IreP family PP2C-type Ser/Thr phosphatase, with protein MSLSLRFAAGSHKGMIREGNEDSGYAGPRLLAIADGMGGQAAGEVASSEVISTLVTLDDDVPGSDLLTSLGVAVQRANDQLRSMVEEDPQLEGMGTTLTALLWTGQRLGLVHVGDSRAYLLRDGVLTQITQDHTWVQRLVDEGRITEEEATTHPQRSLLMRALGSGEHVEPDLSVREVRAGDRYLICSDGLSGVVSHQTMEETLASYQGPQETVQELIQLALRGGGPDNITVIVADVLDLDTGDTIAGQLSDQPVVVGAVAENQLHLHDNGIMQTPAGRASHLGRQNQRNGGGEFGPPGSGDTAGYVPDGSFDDYADDDFTKPRGKHRWLKRSLYGALALAVVGGGLYGGYRWTQTQYYVGANDEHVALYRGISQDLAWVSLSKVERDHPEIELKYLPPYQQKQVKATITEGGLTDARTKVQELAVQASACRKQEERQAADKARNNAKNDRGKSGGAIGTATHAAFTKASPSPDPSASSTSPTSPPKSPSTTPSATPSPGPTLSEDEQKVVSLCGKQ; from the coding sequence ATGAGTCTGTCACTGCGCTTTGCCGCCGGATCGCACAAGGGCATGATCCGGGAGGGCAACGAGGACTCCGGTTACGCCGGTCCGCGCCTGCTCGCCATCGCCGACGGCATGGGCGGCCAGGCCGCGGGCGAGGTCGCCTCCTCCGAGGTGATCTCCACCCTGGTCACCCTCGACGACGACGTGCCCGGCTCCGACCTGCTCACCTCCCTCGGTGTGGCCGTGCAGCGCGCCAACGACCAGCTACGCTCCATGGTCGAGGAGGACCCCCAGCTCGAGGGCATGGGGACGACCCTCACCGCCCTGCTGTGGACCGGGCAGCGGCTCGGCCTGGTCCACGTCGGCGACTCGCGCGCGTATCTGCTCCGCGACGGCGTGCTCACGCAGATCACCCAGGACCACACCTGGGTGCAGCGCCTCGTCGACGAGGGCCGGATCACCGAGGAAGAGGCCACCACCCACCCGCAGCGCTCCCTGCTGATGCGCGCCCTCGGCAGTGGCGAGCACGTCGAACCCGACCTGTCGGTCCGTGAGGTCCGGGCCGGCGACCGCTACCTGATCTGCTCCGACGGGCTGTCCGGAGTCGTCTCCCACCAGACGATGGAGGAGACCCTCGCCAGCTACCAGGGCCCGCAGGAGACCGTGCAGGAGCTGATCCAGCTCGCGCTGCGCGGCGGCGGCCCCGACAACATCACGGTCATCGTCGCCGACGTCCTCGATCTGGACACCGGGGACACCATCGCCGGGCAACTGTCCGACCAGCCGGTCGTGGTCGGTGCCGTCGCCGAGAACCAGCTCCACCTGCACGACAACGGCATCATGCAGACGCCGGCCGGCCGCGCCTCCCACCTGGGCCGCCAGAACCAGCGCAACGGTGGCGGCGAGTTCGGCCCCCCCGGCTCCGGCGACACCGCCGGCTACGTCCCGGACGGCAGCTTCGACGACTACGCCGACGACGACTTCACCAAGCCGCGCGGGAAGCACCGGTGGCTGAAGAGATCCCTGTACGGCGCCCTCGCGCTCGCCGTCGTCGGCGGCGGCCTCTACGGCGGCTACCGCTGGACACAGACGCAGTACTACGTCGGCGCCAATGACGAGCACGTCGCGCTGTACCGCGGGATCAGCCAGGACCTGGCCTGGGTGTCGCTGTCGAAGGTGGAGCGGGACCACCCCGAGATCGAACTCAAGTACCTGCCGCCGTACCAGCAGAAGCAGGTGAAGGCCACGATCACGGAGGGCGGTCTCACGGACGCCCGGACGAAGGTCCAGGAACTGGCCGTGCAGGCGTCCGCGTGCCGCAAGCAGGAAGAGCGGCAGGCCGCCGACAAGGCGCGGAACAACGCCAAGAACGACCGGGGCAAGTCCGGCGGCGCCATCGGTACCGCCACGCACGCCGCCTTCACCAAGGCATCCCCGAGCCCCGATCCGTCGGCTTCGAGCACGTCCCCGACGTCCCCTCCGAAGTCTCCGTCCACGACCCCGTCCGCGACCCCCAGCCCCGGCCCCACTCTCTCGGAGGATGAGCAGAAGGTCGTCTCGCTGTGCGGTAAGCAGTAG
- a CDS encoding class E sortase: MAATTDETEDTTDASEPDPDPTARGRRPGRIATAVSVFGELLITAGVLLGLFVVYSLWWTNVIADRKADRQADRVREHWAQQEETGPGALDTKDGIGFLHVPAMKNGEVLVEKGTGTDVLNDGVAGYYTDPVRSSLPSTGKAGNFALAAHRDGHGAKFHNIDKLREGDPIVFETRDDWYVYKVYSVLPETSKYNVRVLSSVPRESGRKKPGHYITLTTCTPVYTSRYRYVVWGELVRVQKVDARRTPPAELR, encoded by the coding sequence GTGGCAGCGACCACCGACGAGACCGAAGACACCACGGACGCGTCCGAACCGGACCCGGATCCGACTGCGCGCGGTCGGCGCCCCGGCCGGATCGCGACGGCGGTCAGCGTCTTCGGTGAACTCCTCATCACGGCAGGCGTGCTGCTCGGCCTGTTCGTCGTCTACTCGCTGTGGTGGACCAACGTCATAGCGGACCGCAAGGCGGACCGGCAGGCCGACCGGGTCCGCGAGCACTGGGCGCAGCAGGAGGAGACCGGCCCGGGCGCGCTCGACACCAAGGACGGCATCGGCTTCCTGCACGTGCCGGCGATGAAGAACGGTGAGGTGCTGGTCGAGAAGGGCACGGGCACGGACGTCCTCAACGACGGCGTCGCCGGCTACTACACGGACCCGGTCAGGTCCTCGCTGCCCAGCACCGGCAAGGCCGGCAACTTCGCCCTCGCCGCCCACCGCGACGGCCACGGCGCGAAGTTCCACAACATCGACAAGCTGCGCGAGGGCGACCCGATCGTCTTCGAGACCCGGGACGACTGGTACGTCTACAAGGTCTACTCGGTCCTCCCCGAGACCTCGAAGTACAACGTCAGGGTCCTGTCGTCCGTCCCCAGGGAGTCCGGCCGGAAGAAGCCCGGCCACTACATCACCCTGACGACCTGCACCCCCGTCTACACCTCCCGCTACCGCTACGTCGTCTGGGGCGAACTGGTCCGCGTGCAGAAGGTCGACGCCCGGCGGACCCCGCCGGCGGAACTGCGCTGA
- the pknB gene encoding Stk1 family PASTA domain-containing Ser/Thr kinase, with amino-acid sequence MEEPRRLGGRYELGQVLGRGGMAEVYLAHDTRLGRTVAVKTLRADLARDPSFQARFRREAQSAASLNHPAIVAVYDTGEDYIDGVSIPYIVMEYVDGSTLRELLHSGRKLLPERAMEMTIGILQGLEYAHRSGIVHRDIKPANVMLTRNGQVKVMDFGIARAMGDSGMTMTQTAAVIGTAQYLSPEQAKGEQVDARSDLYSTGCLLYELLTVRPPFVGDSPVAVAYQHVREEPQAPSVFDPEITPEMDAIVLKALVKDPDYRYQSADEMRADIEACLDGQPVAATAAMGAVGYGGYPDDQATTALRSDAGAGATSMLPPMKPDEGGYGYDDRPDRRRQQKKSHTSTILLVVAGLLVLVGAILISKWAFTGGGSGDDKVTVPTFVGQSEKRARKLADNAGLQVSVTRKSCDDQATGNVCTQNPDPDEKVAKDSTVTLVISTGAPKVTVPDVRGAQYDQAEAELKSKGFDVEKSTQVSTRTPGVVITQDPAGGTSKEKGTTITLTVAKAEEKITVPDVTGRSCDEAKAELQAKGLAPTCNDTQVSDPAQNGKVQNTNPAAGQQVVKNTNVVINVGKAQEQPKTQVPDVRGRTVAVARQLLNAAGFTNIQFANGSDGSDTAIVAAQDPKQNDQVDDPAGTTVTLTTLGFGNNNGGGNGNGNGGGNGGTNFFGGTTG; translated from the coding sequence ATGGAAGAGCCGCGTCGCCTCGGCGGCCGGTACGAGCTGGGCCAGGTGCTCGGCCGCGGTGGCATGGCGGAGGTCTACCTCGCGCATGACACCCGCCTCGGCCGCACCGTGGCGGTGAAGACGCTGCGCGCGGATCTCGCGCGTGATCCGTCCTTCCAGGCCCGGTTCCGCCGGGAGGCCCAGTCGGCCGCCTCGCTCAACCATCCCGCGATCGTCGCGGTCTACGACACGGGCGAGGACTACATCGACGGGGTCTCCATCCCGTACATCGTGATGGAGTACGTCGACGGTTCCACGCTCCGCGAGCTGCTGCACTCCGGCCGCAAGCTGCTGCCCGAGCGTGCGATGGAGATGACCATCGGCATCCTCCAGGGCCTGGAGTACGCGCACCGCAGCGGCATCGTGCACCGGGACATCAAGCCGGCCAACGTCATGCTGACCCGCAACGGCCAGGTCAAGGTCATGGACTTCGGCATCGCCCGCGCCATGGGCGACTCCGGGATGACCATGACCCAGACGGCCGCGGTGATCGGCACGGCCCAGTACCTCTCGCCGGAGCAGGCCAAGGGCGAGCAGGTCGACGCCCGGTCCGACCTTTATTCGACCGGGTGTCTCCTCTACGAGCTGCTGACGGTACGGCCGCCCTTCGTGGGCGACTCCCCCGTGGCCGTCGCCTACCAGCACGTGCGCGAGGAACCCCAGGCTCCCTCGGTCTTCGACCCCGAGATCACCCCCGAGATGGACGCCATCGTCCTGAAGGCGCTGGTCAAGGACCCTGACTACCGCTACCAGTCGGCCGACGAGATGCGCGCCGACATCGAGGCGTGCCTGGACGGCCAGCCGGTCGCGGCCACGGCCGCGATGGGCGCGGTGGGCTACGGCGGCTACCCCGACGATCAGGCGACGACGGCCCTGCGGTCGGACGCGGGCGCGGGCGCGACCAGCATGCTCCCGCCCATGAAACCCGACGAGGGCGGCTACGGCTACGACGACCGCCCGGACCGCCGCCGCCAGCAGAAGAAGTCCCACACCTCCACGATCCTGCTGGTGGTGGCGGGCCTGCTGGTGCTGGTCGGCGCGATCCTGATCAGCAAGTGGGCCTTCACCGGCGGGGGTTCGGGCGACGACAAGGTGACCGTACCGACGTTCGTGGGCCAATCGGAGAAGAGGGCCCGGAAGCTGGCCGACAACGCCGGCCTCCAGGTCTCGGTCACCAGGAAGTCCTGCGACGACCAGGCCACGGGCAACGTGTGCACCCAGAACCCGGATCCGGATGAGAAGGTCGCCAAGGACTCCACGGTCACCCTGGTGATCTCCACGGGTGCGCCGAAGGTGACCGTGCCGGACGTGCGCGGCGCCCAGTACGACCAGGCGGAGGCCGAACTCAAGTCCAAGGGGTTCGACGTCGAGAAGAGCACCCAGGTGTCGACCCGCACGCCCGGTGTCGTCATCACCCAGGACCCGGCGGGCGGCACCAGCAAGGAGAAGGGCACCACGATCACGCTCACGGTCGCCAAGGCCGAGGAGAAGATCACCGTGCCCGACGTCACCGGGAGGTCCTGTGACGAGGCGAAGGCCGAACTCCAGGCCAAGGGGCTCGCGCCGACCTGCAACGACACTCAGGTCAGCGACCCCGCCCAGAACGGCAAGGTGCAGAACACCAACCCGGCGGCGGGCCAGCAGGTCGTGAAGAACACCAATGTGGTGATCAACGTCGGCAAGGCGCAGGAACAGCCGAAGACGCAGGTCCCGGACGTCCGGGGCCGTACGGTCGCCGTGGCCAGGCAGTTGCTGAACGCCGCGGGCTTCACGAACATCCAGTTCGCGAACGGCAGTGACGGCAGCGACACCGCGATCGTCGCCGCCCAGGACCCGAAGCAGAACGACCAGGTCGACGACCCGGCGGGCACCACCGTCACCCTGACGACCCTGGGCTTCGGGAACAACAACGGCGGCGGGAACGGCAACGGCAACGGCGGCGGCAACGGCGGCACGAACTTCTTCGGCGGCACCACCGGCTGA
- a CDS encoding class E sortase, whose amino-acid sequence MTALRPEREDLYGGGRPYESSGGARPHTGRREDPPTAPMPRLTEAGPARGEHLMAPSPPADEETMALRIPVPGGTGPQNAPVRPPAASPAPSATGVTPGGRAARRKAAKRRGGRHGGARGTEAPPSAEPVAGRPQSRVEARRQAKLRKPGPAVFVSRAVGEVFITTGVLMLLFVTYQLWWTNVRAHAQAGSETHQLQDDWASGRRKPGVFEPGQGFAILHIPTLDVVAPIAEGVSNKKVLDKGMVGHYGGRSALRTAMPDARTGNFGLAAHRNTHGEPFRYINRLKAGDAVVVETQDTYFVYKVTSMLPVTPPSNTSVLDPVPPGSGFTGPGRYITLTTCTPEFTSRYRLIVWGKMVEERPRSKGKPDALIE is encoded by the coding sequence GTGACCGCGCTGCGCCCCGAGCGCGAGGATCTGTACGGCGGCGGCAGGCCGTACGAGTCCTCCGGCGGTGCGCGGCCGCACACGGGACGCCGGGAGGATCCGCCGACGGCCCCGATGCCCCGGCTGACGGAGGCGGGCCCGGCGCGGGGCGAGCACCTCATGGCGCCGTCACCTCCCGCCGACGAGGAGACGATGGCGCTGCGGATCCCGGTACCGGGGGGCACCGGCCCGCAGAACGCGCCCGTGCGTCCGCCTGCTGCCTCCCCGGCCCCTTCCGCAACCGGAGTCACACCGGGCGGCCGGGCGGCCCGCAGAAAGGCCGCCAAGCGCCGCGGCGGGCGCCACGGCGGGGCGAGGGGGACGGAGGCTCCGCCGTCGGCGGAGCCGGTCGCGGGGCGCCCGCAGTCCCGGGTGGAGGCCCGGCGGCAGGCGAAACTGCGCAAGCCGGGCCCGGCCGTCTTCGTGAGCCGCGCCGTCGGCGAGGTCTTCATCACCACCGGCGTGCTGATGCTGCTGTTCGTCACCTACCAGCTCTGGTGGACCAACGTCCGCGCGCACGCGCAGGCCGGCAGCGAGACGCACCAGCTCCAGGACGACTGGGCCAGCGGCAGGCGCAAGCCGGGCGTCTTCGAACCGGGCCAGGGTTTCGCCATCCTGCACATCCCCACCCTCGACGTGGTCGCGCCCATCGCGGAGGGCGTCAGCAACAAGAAGGTCCTCGACAAGGGCATGGTCGGGCACTACGGCGGCCGGAGTGCGCTCAGGACGGCGATGCCCGACGCCCGGACCGGCAACTTCGGTCTCGCCGCGCACCGCAACACCCACGGTGAGCCGTTCCGGTACATCAACCGGCTCAAGGCCGGCGACGCGGTCGTGGTCGAGACGCAGGACACGTACTTCGTGTACAAGGTGACCTCGATGCTTCCGGTGACCCCCCCGTCCAACACGAGCGTGCTGGACCCCGTCCCGCCGGGCTCGGGGTTCACCGGGCCCGGCCGCTACATCACCCTCACCACCTGCACGCCGGAGTTCACCAGCAGGTACCGGCTGATCGTCTGGGGCAAGATGGTCGAGGAACGCCCGCGGAGCAAGGGCAAGCCGGACGCGCTCATCGAGTAG
- a CDS encoding FtsW/RodA/SpoVE family cell cycle protein, with protein sequence MSSTTNSPTHHTSTIGAIGAPSRRNTELALLVFAVVIPVFAYANVGLAIDDQVPAGLLSYGLGLGLLAGVAHLVVRKFAPYADPLLLPLATLLNGLGLVVIWRLDQSKLLQSLPHFAPAAPRQLLYTALGIALFAVVLIFLKDHRVLQRYTYISMFSALVLLILPLVPGLGANIYGAKIWIKIPGLGSLQPGEFAKIVLAVFFAGYLMVKRDALALASRRFMGLYLPRGRDLGPILVVWAISILILVFETDLGTSLLFFGMFVIMLYVATERTSWIVFGLLMSAVGAVGVASFESHIQTRVHAWLDPMREYQLSRQITHDGILHSDQLQQALWAFGSGGTLGTGLGQGHSDLIKFAANSDFIFATFGEELGLAGIMAILLIYGLIAERGVRTALAARDPFGKLLAIGLSGGFALQVFVVAGGVMGLIPLTGMTMPFLAYGGSSVLANWALIGILIRISDTARRPAPAPAANPDAEMTQVVRPS encoded by the coding sequence ATGAGCAGTACTACGAATTCGCCGACGCATCACACGTCCACGATCGGCGCGATCGGCGCACCGAGCCGTCGCAACACCGAGCTGGCCCTGCTGGTCTTCGCGGTGGTCATCCCCGTGTTCGCCTACGCCAACGTGGGCCTGGCCATCGACGACCAGGTCCCCGCGGGCCTGCTGAGCTACGGGCTCGGGCTGGGCCTGCTGGCCGGCGTCGCCCATCTCGTCGTACGGAAGTTCGCGCCGTACGCCGACCCGCTGCTGCTACCGCTGGCGACCCTGCTCAACGGGCTCGGACTCGTCGTCATCTGGCGGCTGGACCAGTCGAAACTGCTTCAGTCGCTGCCCCACTTCGCCCCGGCCGCGCCCCGCCAGCTGCTCTACACCGCGCTGGGCATCGCCCTGTTCGCCGTGGTGCTGATCTTCCTGAAGGATCACCGGGTCCTACAGCGCTACACCTACATCTCGATGTTCAGCGCGCTGGTCCTGCTCATCCTGCCGCTGGTGCCCGGCCTCGGTGCCAACATCTACGGCGCCAAGATCTGGATCAAGATCCCCGGCCTGGGCTCCCTCCAGCCCGGCGAGTTCGCGAAGATCGTCCTCGCGGTCTTCTTCGCCGGATACCTGATGGTCAAGCGCGACGCCCTCGCCCTCGCCAGCCGCCGCTTCATGGGCCTGTACCTGCCGCGCGGCCGCGACCTCGGTCCCATCCTGGTCGTCTGGGCGATCTCGATCCTCATCCTGGTCTTCGAAACCGACCTGGGCACGTCGCTGCTGTTCTTCGGAATGTTCGTCATCATGCTGTACGTCGCCACCGAGCGGACCAGCTGGATCGTCTTCGGTCTGCTGATGTCCGCGGTCGGCGCCGTCGGCGTGGCGAGCTTCGAGTCGCACATCCAAACGCGTGTGCACGCCTGGCTCGACCCGATGCGCGAGTACCAGCTCAGCCGCCAGATCACCCATGACGGCATCCTCCACTCCGACCAGTTGCAGCAGGCCCTGTGGGCGTTCGGTTCCGGCGGCACCCTCGGCACCGGCCTCGGCCAGGGCCACTCGGACCTGATCAAGTTCGCCGCCAACTCCGACTTCATCTTCGCCACCTTCGGCGAGGAGCTGGGGCTCGCCGGCATCATGGCGATCCTGCTGATCTACGGTCTGATCGCCGAGCGCGGTGTGCGCACCGCCCTCGCCGCCCGCGACCCGTTCGGCAAGCTGCTCGCCATCGGCCTGTCCGGCGGCTTCGCGCTCCAGGTGTTCGTCGTGGCCGGCGGTGTGATGGGCCTCATCCCGCTGACCGGTATGACGATGCCGTTCCTCGCGTACGGCGGTTCCTCCGTGCTGGCCAACTGGGCTCTGATCGGCATCCTCATCCGCATCAGTGACACCGCCCGCCGCCCGGCGCCCGCCCCCGCCGCCAACCCCGACGCCGAGATGACCCAGGTGGTCCGCCCGTCATGA
- a CDS encoding peptidoglycan D,D-transpeptidase FtsI family protein, translated as MNKPLRRIALFCGLLVLTLLLRDNYLQYVRADKLKDDPNNRRVTIARYATPRGDIIVGGGPITGSALTSKTGENDLKYKRTYKNGAMWAPVTGYASQAFGATQLESIEDGILTGDDDRLFFRKTLDMITGKEQQGGNVVTTLNAAAQKAAFDGLRHQGGKGAVVALEPSTGKILALASYPSYDPSSFAGNTNDDAAAWKKLQKKYNPADPMLNRALRETYPPGSTFKVVTAAAALENGKYTSADQKTESPLPWTMPGTTTQLKNEGNIPCENATMRVALQYSCNTVFGKIGADLGNDKMLAEAKKFGFDSQQFTPVRSSASVFSDDMNASQTALSSIGQYNTATTPLQMAMVASAVANDGKLMKPYMVDSLQSPYLDPVAKTQPEELSRPLSPENAQILQSMMETVVEKGTGTRAKIDGAVVGGKTGTAQHGVENSENPYAWFISYAKLSDHSSPVAVAVVIEDEGANRDDISGGGLAAPIAKDVMKAVINSKK; from the coding sequence ATGAACAAGCCCCTGCGCCGGATCGCGCTCTTCTGCGGACTCCTCGTCCTGACCCTGCTGCTGCGGGACAACTACCTCCAGTACGTCAGGGCCGACAAGCTGAAGGACGACCCGAACAACCGCCGGGTCACGATCGCCCGCTACGCCACCCCGCGCGGCGACATCATCGTCGGCGGCGGCCCCATCACCGGATCCGCGCTGACCAGCAAGACCGGCGAGAACGACCTGAAGTACAAGCGCACCTACAAGAACGGCGCCATGTGGGCCCCGGTCACCGGGTACGCCTCGCAGGCCTTCGGTGCCACCCAGCTGGAGTCCATCGAGGACGGCATTCTCACCGGCGACGACGACCGGCTGTTCTTCCGCAAGACGCTGGACATGATCACCGGCAAGGAACAGCAGGGCGGCAACGTCGTCACCACGCTCAACGCCGCCGCGCAGAAGGCCGCGTTCGACGGTCTGCGCCACCAGGGTGGCAAGGGCGCGGTCGTCGCCCTGGAGCCGTCCACCGGCAAGATACTGGCGCTGGCCTCCTACCCGTCGTACGACCCGTCGTCCTTCGCGGGGAACACCAACGACGACGCGGCGGCCTGGAAGAAGCTCCAGAAGAAGTACAACCCGGCCGACCCGATGCTGAACCGGGCGCTGCGCGAGACCTATCCGCCGGGCTCCACCTTCAAGGTGGTCACGGCCGCGGCGGCGCTGGAGAACGGCAAGTACACCTCGGCCGACCAGAAGACCGAATCGCCGCTGCCGTGGACCATGCCGGGCACCACCACCCAGCTGAAGAACGAGGGCAACATCCCGTGCGAGAACGCGACCATGCGGGTCGCGCTCCAGTACTCCTGCAACACCGTCTTCGGCAAGATCGGCGCCGACCTCGGCAACGACAAGATGCTCGCCGAGGCGAAGAAGTTCGGCTTCGACTCCCAGCAGTTCACCCCGGTGCGGTCCAGCGCCTCGGTGTTCTCCGACGACATGAACGCGTCGCAGACCGCGCTGTCCTCCATCGGCCAGTACAACACCGCGACCACCCCGCTCCAGATGGCCATGGTCGCCTCGGCGGTCGCCAACGACGGCAAGCTGATGAAGCCGTACATGGTCGACTCGTTGCAGTCCCCTTACCTGGACCCGGTCGCCAAGACCCAGCCGGAGGAGCTGAGCCGCCCGCTGTCGCCCGAGAACGCGCAGATCCTCCAGTCGATGATGGAGACGGTCGTCGAGAAGGGCACCGGTACCCGCGCGAAGATCGACGGGGCGGTCGTCGGCGGCAAGACCGGTACCGCCCAGCACGGTGTGGAGAACAGCGAGAACCCGTACGCGTGGTTCATCTCCTACGCCAAGCTGAGCGACCACAGCAGCCCGGTCGCCGTGGCCGTGGTCATCGAGGACGAGGGTGCCAACCGCGACGACATCTCCGGCGGCGGCCTGGCCGCGCCGATCGCGAAGGACGTCATGAAGGCGGTCATCAACTCCAAGAAGTGA